From Salarias fasciatus chromosome 12, fSalaFa1.1, whole genome shotgun sequence, the proteins below share one genomic window:
- the LOC115398432 gene encoding guanine nucleotide-binding protein G(q) subunit alpha: MTLESIMACCLSEEAKEARRINDEIERQLRRDKRDARRELKLLLLGTGESGKSTFIKQMRIIHGAGYSDEDKRGFTKLVYQNIFTAMQAMIRAMETLKIPYKYEHNKGNANIVKEVDVEKVTMFQNPYVDAIKSLWNDPGIQECYDRRREYQLSDSTKYYLNALDRIAESSYLPTQQDVLRVRVPTTGIIEYPFDLQSVIFRMVDVGGQRSERRKWIHCFENVTSIMFLVALSEYDQVLVESDNENRMEESKALFRTIITYPWFQNSSVILFLNKKDLLEEKIMYSHLVDYFPEYDGPQRDAQAGREFILKMFVDLNPDSDKIIYSHFTCATDTENIRFVFAAVKDTILQLNLKEYNLV, translated from the exons ATGACCCTGGAGTCCATAATGGCGTGTTGCCTCAGCGAGGAGGCGAAAGAAGCGCGGCGGATCAACGACGAGATCGAGAGGCAGCTCCGCCGGGACAAGAGGGACGCGCGCCGGGAGCTGAAACTGTTGCTTCTCG GCACTGGGGAAAGTGGGAAGAGCACGTTCATCAAGCAGATGAGGATCATCCACGGAGCCGGATACTCCGACGAGGACAAGAGAGGCTTCACCAAACTGGTGTACCAGAACATCTTCACGGCCATGCAAGCCATGATCCGAGCCATGGAGACGCTTAAGATCCCCTACAAATATGAGCACAACAAG GGTAACGCCAACATCGTGAAAGAGGTGGACGTAGAAAAGGTCACCATGTTCCAGAACCCTTATGTAGATGCAATCAAAAGCTTATGGAACGACCCGGGTATCCAGGAGTGTTACGATCGGAGGAGGGAATACCAGCTCTCCGATTCTACTAAATA TTACCTGAATGCGTTGGACAGGATCGCAGAGTCGTCGTATCTTCCCACCCAGCAAGATGTGCTGAGGGTTCGAGTCCCAACCACGGGCATTATTGAATACCCGTTTGACCTGCAGAGCGTCATATTCAG GATGGTGGAcgtcggaggtcagaggtcagagaggaggaagtggatcCACTGCTTCGAGAACGTCACGTCCATCATGTTCCTGGTCGCGCTCAGCGAGTACGACCAAGTTTTGGTGGAGTCAGATAACGAG AACCGGATGGAGGAAAGTAAAGCACTCTTTAGGACAATAATCACGTACCCCTGGTTCCAAAACTCGTCGGTCATTCTGTTCCTCAACAAgaaggacctgctggaggagaagatcatGTACTCCCACCTGGTTGACTACTTCCCAGAGTATGATG GCCCTCAGAGAGACGCCCAAGCAGGACGAGAGTTCATCCTCAAGATGTTTGTGGACCTGAATCCAGACAGCGACAAGATCATCTACTCTCACTTCACCTGCGCCACCGACACGGAGAACATCCGCTTCGTCTTCGCAGCCGTTAAAGACACCAtcctgcagctcaacctgaAGGAGTACAACCTGGTGTAG
- the wdr31 gene encoding WD repeat-containing protein 31, with protein MGKLQSKFRKRSELYRASQGEKADNAFDSQVVQYEPAHHGSINTVTNLSPDLCVSGGTDQAVVVYDWKQGRMCQSFQGHNREVTKVVCYPGSTWIFSASRDKTVLMWDLNQGDEHIQEYCGHELVVNGLAISPDGRQLCTGSRDNWMCLWDIESAKCAQRHNISRNLVTHVCWVPASSSIVQTSEDKTIRVWDSRSWQVTNTFPAKQYIQTHCDVSPNGYSLVSSSNGFGGQGCEATLWDLRQPGCKVVEYRGHLQTTACCVFLPTPPGGTPRVATSSHDSSVKIWDQNTAVCLGTLSLDGAGPLVSLAPSDFTNLLCASFNSGLHHVQVDQGSPQAQSPGAGSGGLDLKVLARF; from the exons ATGGGCAAACTACAGAGCAAGTTTCGAAAGAGGTCCGAGTTATACAG GGCCTCTCAGGGGGAAAAGGCCGATAATGCATTTGACAGTCAGGTGGTGCAGTACGAGCCTGCCCATCATGGATCCATCAACACTGTGACCAACCTCAGCCCTGATCTCTGTGTTTCTGGTGGGACCGACCAG GCTGTGGTGGTGTATGACTGGAAACAAGGCAGGATGTGTCAGTCCTTCCAGGGTCACAACCGAGAGGTTACCAAG GTGGTGTGTTATCCTGGCAGTACATGGATTTTTAGTGCCTCGCGGGACAAGACTGTTCTGATGTGGGACCTGAACCAGGGAGATGAGCACATTCAGGAATATTGCGGACATGAGTTGGTGGTCAATGGACTGGCTATCAGCCCTG ATGGGAGACAGCTCTGCACAGGCTCTCGAGACAACTGGATGTGCCTGTGGGATATAGAATCTGCAAAATGTGCACAGAGACACAACATCTCTCGAAACCTG GTGACTCACGTGTGTTGGGTGCCAgccagctcctccatagtgcaGACCTCTGAAGATAAGACCATAAG GGTGTGGGACAGCCGTTCTTGGCAGGTAACCAACACCTTCCCAGCAAAGCAGTACATCCAGACCCACTGTGACGTCTCTCCCAATGGTTACTCCTTGGTGTCCAGCAGTAATGGCTTCGGAGGCCAGGGCTGTGAGGCCACG cTCTGGGACCTCCGTCAGCCGGGCTGTAAAGTGGTGGAGTACCGAGGCCACCTCCAGACCACGGCCTGCTGCGTGTTTCTGCCGACGCCTCCCGGCGGGACACCTCGGGTAGCGACCTCCTCTCACGACAGCTCAGTCAAAATCTGGGATCAGAATACTGCAG TCTGCTTGGGGACGTTGTCTCTGGATGGTGCTGGTCCGCTGGTTTCTCTCGCTCCCAGTGATTTCACCAACCTTCTCTGTGCCAGCTTCAACTCAGGCCTCCACCATGTCCAGGTGGACCAGGGATCGCCTCAGGCTCAGAGTCCTGGTGCCGGATCAGGTGGACTGGACCTTAAAGTTTTGGCTCGTTTCTGA